A region of Candidatus Endomicrobium procryptotermitis DNA encodes the following proteins:
- a CDS encoding 2-oxoacid:acceptor oxidoreductase family protein, which translates to MRDKVFNILFCGTGGQGILTAAEIVSLAAVYDGYHTKKSEVHGMAQRGGSVESHVRFGKLVYSPLIEEGSADFLVSFHKGEHDRMKRCLCANGVDLFASFEEAEKNMTNKKFINTHMLGVLSKNLNIRAESWLKALEAGFKGKFIEENRKIFLEAVSKG; encoded by the coding sequence ATGAGAGATAAAGTTTTCAATATTTTATTTTGTGGTACTGGCGGTCAAGGAATTTTGACAGCTGCCGAAATCGTTTCGCTGGCTGCGGTTTATGACGGATACCATACCAAAAAATCTGAAGTGCACGGCATGGCGCAAAGGGGAGGTTCTGTGGAATCGCATGTACGTTTTGGAAAACTCGTATATTCTCCGTTGATAGAAGAAGGCAGCGCAGACTTTTTAGTTTCTTTCCATAAGGGCGAACACGACAGAATGAAACGCTGCCTTTGTGCAAACGGAGTTGATTTGTTTGCAAGCTTTGAAGAAGCTGAAAAAAATATGACAAATAAAAAATTTATAAATACGCATATGTTGGGCGTGCTTTCAAAAAATCTGAACATAAGAGCAGAAAGCTGGCTGAAAGCACTTGAAGCAGGCTTTAAAGGAAAATTTATTGAAGAAAACAGGAAAATTTTTTTGGAAGCGGTATCAAAAGGATAG
- a CDS encoding CoA-binding protein, whose protein sequence is MKNKLIAVVGVNDKPEKFGYRIFFDLFKAHYDVFPIGVRGGEVNGVKIYKTLQELAQKPDIVITVVAPAVTEKIVDDCIKLGIKEIWMQPGSQSTEAVKKAKIAEIKVTYNTCFMVSEGIWRQSSRKWNAEDGSQNLNG, encoded by the coding sequence ATGAAAAATAAATTAATTGCAGTTGTAGGCGTAAACGATAAACCAGAAAAGTTCGGATATAGGATATTCTTTGATTTGTTTAAAGCGCACTACGATGTTTTTCCCATAGGAGTGCGCGGCGGAGAAGTTAACGGAGTAAAAATATATAAAACTCTGCAAGAGCTTGCACAAAAGCCTGATATTGTAATTACTGTCGTTGCTCCTGCGGTAACCGAAAAGATTGTTGACGATTGCATAAAACTGGGCATAAAAGAAATATGGATGCAGCCCGGCTCACAATCTACAGAAGCAGTTAAAAAAGCCAAAATCGCAGAAATAAAAGTAACATACAATACATGTTTTATGGTAAGCGAAGGGATATGGCGGCAAAGCAGCAGAAAGTGGAATGCGGAAGATGGAAGCCAAAACCTGAATGGCTAA
- a CDS encoding phenylacetate--CoA ligase, protein MIFNEKFETMNLHDLKNLQSERLRCLTGYVYKNSPVYKRKIDESGFSLSDIKTIDDIIKLPFTTKDDMRDYYPFGLFSMPISKIAEVHVSSGTTGNPVVSGYSKEDVDLWGEAAARSIAAAGGMPGDIIQISYGYGLFTGGLGLHYGALKFGAAIMPMSSGQTKRQIKLMSDFKPRLLACTPSFALYMGEEAKALGFSPQQISWEVGIFGAEPWTTALRDEIDNSLGMLATDIYGLSEITGPGVAQECHLRNGLHIWSDVFYPEIINTETDKPAAEGEIGELVITTLTRTGMPLLRYRTRDLVFIDNSKCACGRTAPRISKIKGRTDDMIIVRGINVFPTQIEYALLQVEGSLPNYLIIVDRAEHGLDTIEVQVEIDEKVFSDELKGLEAVKQKIKKSIENTILVSVNVKLVAPKTIARSEGKAKRVIDNRRI, encoded by the coding sequence ATGATCTTCAATGAAAAGTTTGAGACAATGAATCTGCATGACTTGAAAAATCTTCAATCTGAAAGGCTTAGGTGTCTTACGGGATACGTTTATAAAAATTCTCCGGTTTATAAACGGAAAATTGACGAAAGCGGTTTTTCGCTTTCCGATATTAAAACCATCGATGATATCATAAAACTCCCCTTTACCACCAAAGACGATATGAGAGATTATTATCCTTTTGGTCTTTTTTCCATGCCGATATCGAAAATTGCAGAAGTGCATGTTTCAAGTGGGACAACTGGAAATCCCGTAGTGTCGGGATATTCAAAAGAAGATGTAGATCTCTGGGGAGAAGCCGCCGCCAGAAGCATAGCAGCAGCAGGCGGAATGCCCGGCGATATTATACAGATTTCCTATGGGTACGGCCTTTTTACCGGTGGACTGGGACTTCATTATGGAGCTTTAAAATTCGGCGCTGCCATAATGCCGATGTCTTCCGGCCAAACGAAAAGACAGATAAAACTTATGAGCGATTTCAAGCCGCGTCTTTTGGCCTGTACGCCAAGTTTTGCTTTATATATGGGCGAAGAAGCCAAAGCGCTTGGTTTTTCTCCACAGCAAATTTCGTGGGAAGTAGGGATTTTCGGAGCGGAACCTTGGACGACAGCTTTAAGAGACGAAATAGATAACTCGCTTGGAATGCTTGCTACCGATATTTATGGTTTGTCGGAAATAACAGGGCCCGGAGTGGCGCAGGAATGCCATTTAAGAAACGGGCTGCATATTTGGTCTGATGTTTTTTATCCAGAAATTATAAATACGGAAACTGACAAGCCTGCTGCCGAAGGAGAAATAGGCGAACTCGTCATAACCACACTTACAAGAACAGGGATGCCTCTTTTACGTTACAGAACAAGAGATTTGGTCTTCATTGATAATAGTAAATGTGCATGCGGACGAACTGCACCGCGCATTTCGAAAATCAAAGGAAGAACCGATGATATGATAATAGTGCGCGGAATAAATGTTTTCCCAACGCAGATAGAGTACGCGCTTTTACAGGTTGAAGGTTCTCTTCCAAATTATTTGATTATAGTCGATAGAGCTGAGCACGGTCTTGATACTATCGAAGTGCAGGTCGAAATAGATGAAAAGGTTTTTTCCGATGAACTTAAAGGGCTGGAAGCAGTCAAACAAAAAATCAAAAAAAGTATTGAAAATACTATTTTGGTCAGCGTCAATGTAAAGCTCGTAGCGCCAAAAACCATAGCAAGAAGCGAAGGAAAGGCAAAGAGGGTTATCGACAATAGAAGAATATAG